DNA sequence from the Syntrophorhabdales bacterium genome:
TCGTAGGAAACAGTAAAGACATGAAAGAGGTCTTCAAGGCCATAGGTGCGCTCTCTGAGAACAGCGTGACAGTTCTTATAGAAGGCGAGACGGGTACGGGCAAAGAGTTGATCGCCAAGGCGATTCATGGTAACAGCCCCTACAAGGACCACCCGTTCCTGGCTATAAACTGCTCGGCCATTGTTCCTACCCTGCTGGAGAGCGAGCTCTTCGGCCACGAGAAAGGCTCCTTTACGGGTGCTTTCCAGCGGAAGAAAGGCAAATTCGAGCTTGCGGGTGAGGGAACCATATTCCTCGACGAAGTGGGCGAAATACCCATGGAGCTCCAGTCCAAATTGTTGCGCTTTTTGCAGGAGAAGGAGTTCGAGCGTGTGGGAGGCGAGAAGGCCCTGTACTCGAACGCCCGCGTCATTGCGGCAACAAACAGAGACCTCTGGCAAATGGTCAAGCAGAACGCCTTCCGGGAAGACCTTTATTACCGGCTCAGTGTCGCTACCATAAAGATACCTCCTTTAAGAGCACGAAAAGAAGATATCCCGCTCCTCGTCACCTATCTCTTGCGCAAGATCAATACGGAGCTCCGCAGGAGCATCAAGACGGTCGAGGACAAGGTCATGGGAAAAATGATGGACTACGACTGGCCGGGCAACGTGAGAGAGCTGGAGAATGTTCTTACCCGGGCTGCGATCAACACCCATGGAGAGGTTATTTTTGAAGAATTCGTCACCCCCCTGCTCACCAAATCAACAGAATCTCCTGAGTTGGCCCCGGCCGCTGATCCAGCACGTAGCCTGGCCGCGGTGGAAAGGCAGCATATCGTCCAGGTGCTCAACGATACCGGAGGCCATCTGGGAAAGGCATGCGAGGTTCTCGGCATTTCACGGCCTACGCTGCGTCAGAAGCTGAAAGAATACGCCATACTCGACAGACCGCGACAGAATCGATAGATTCTCTAGTATTGGTTTCCGGTAATTGTTGACATCGACCTCGCAGCATAGTAATTAGAAAGAGAGGATGCGCAGCCAAAGCTGTCGATACATGCGGCGTGAATGAATAGGTAGTATGCCGGAGGGCTCTGTGGCGAAGAGGAGTGAAAGAAAGCTTTCATCAAGTGAAAGAAATTTTCAATGAAGAGTAGTAGAATCTCTTTCACTCACGCCGTTACCTCTCGCCCATCCGCGGTTAATTGCTGGCTCTCGTTGAATGTTCAGGAATGGTCGACACTGGCACGTTTGTTGCCAGTGAAAAAACACGTTGCTTCACACAATGGGGGGTGTGTATGAGAAGAAGCGTTGTTTCCGTCTTTCTGTCTCTTTGTTTAATCGTCGGTTTTACTCTCACGGTCAATGCAGCAGAAAAACCGATCGTCATCGGTGCTCCGCTCTCAACTGCCTTCCTTTATGGATGGGACGCTGAGCGAGGCATAAAGCTTGCGGTCGAGGAAATTAACGCAGCGGGCGGCGTTGCTATTGGTGGCAAAAAAAGGCCCTTTGCAGTCGAGGTCATTGATACGCGCGACCTTGAGCCGCAGGTACCAGTGAGCGAAGCCCTGCTCGGCGTTGAAAAACTGATCTTAGAGAAAAAGGCCGACTTCCTCATTGGCGGTCCGGTCAGATCAGAGGCAGCGCTCGCTGCCATGGACCTTCTCAATAAATACAAGAAAGTGAG
Encoded proteins:
- a CDS encoding sigma-54 dependent transcriptional regulator, whose amino-acid sequence is MKKKSILIIDDEVSLLESLYMFMTEKGYDVKTAACASEGMEKAEALKPDTIILDIRLPDADGLDLLAELKKRAPETGVIMITAFHDMDTTVTAIKRGATEYITKPIDADELEKAVLRAMKVTSVMKERKASPETGASYEKGKIVGNSKDMKEVFKAIGALSENSVTVLIEGETGTGKELIAKAIHGNSPYKDHPFLAINCSAIVPTLLESELFGHEKGSFTGAFQRKKGKFELAGEGTIFLDEVGEIPMELQSKLLRFLQEKEFERVGGEKALYSNARVIAATNRDLWQMVKQNAFREDLYYRLSVATIKIPPLRARKEDIPLLVTYLLRKINTELRRSIKTVEDKVMGKMMDYDWPGNVRELENVLTRAAINTHGEVIFEEFVTPLLTKSTESPELAPAADPARSLAAVERQHIVQVLNDTGGHLGKACEVLGISRPTLRQKLKEYAILDRPRQNR